One Brassica oleracea var. oleracea cultivar TO1000 chromosome C7, BOL, whole genome shotgun sequence genomic window carries:
- the LOC106305137 gene encoding uncharacterized protein LOC106305137 isoform X1 produces the protein MCVNLLRGGVSTGIKSPRFSSTVEVGLLRFCEVLMWVDVNKGSCSLNKTSCLDYLSQHSAPRILQEIYSMCQYSHRPLSCNRERKTCWSDCKTKGTRSPSSLMYPKYD, from the exons ATGTGTGTTAATCTTCTGAGAGGCGGTGTTTCTACTGGTATAAAAAG TCCTAGATTCTCCTCCACTGTTGAGGTCGGATTACTCCGGTTCTGTGAGGTACTCATGTGGGTGGATGTAAAT AAGGGCTCATGTTCCTTAAACAAAACGAGCTGCTTGGATTATCTATCACAACACTCAGCTCCCAG AATTCTCCAAGAAATTTACAGCATGTGCCAATACTCCCATCGTCCTCTTAGTTGCAACCGTGAACGCAAAACGTGTTGGAG TGATTGTAAAACTAAAGGCACAAGAAGCCCTTCTTCATTGATGTACCCAAAATATGACTAG
- the LOC106305137 gene encoding uncharacterized protein LOC106305137 isoform X2 has product MCVNLLRGGVSTGIKSPRFSSTVEVGLLRFCEVLMWVDVNKGSCSLNKTSCLDYLSQHSAPRILQEIYSMCQYSHRPLSCNRERKTCWR; this is encoded by the exons ATGTGTGTTAATCTTCTGAGAGGCGGTGTTTCTACTGGTATAAAAAG TCCTAGATTCTCCTCCACTGTTGAGGTCGGATTACTCCGGTTCTGTGAGGTACTCATGTGGGTGGATGTAAAT AAGGGCTCATGTTCCTTAAACAAAACGAGCTGCTTGGATTATCTATCACAACACTCAGCTCCCAG AATTCTCCAAGAAATTTACAGCATGTGCCAATACTCCCATCGTCCTCTTAGTTGCAACCGTGAACGCAAAACGTGTTGGAG GTAG